Below is a genomic region from Streptomyces sp. NBC_00461.
CCCGGACGGCAGTCTCGGCCACGCCGGCCCCGACCTGCTCAGCTACCTGCGGTCCGAGCCCGGCCTGACCCTGGTCGCCTACTCACCACTCCTGAAGGGAGCCTACGTCCACGAGGACAGGCTCCCCTCCGACTACGACCACCCCGGCACCCAGGCCCGCCGCACCGTGCTGCACGAGGTGGCACGCGAGACCGGAGCAACCGTCAATCAGGTCGTCCTGTCCTGGCAGCTGACCGGAGACCTTCCGATCATCCCCCTGGCCGGCGTCTCGTCCCTGTCCCAGCTGGATGAGAACCTGTCGGCGATCGACCTGGAACTGACGCCGGAACAGCGGGAACGGCTGGACGCGGCACACTGACCGGACGCGGGGCCGGCGGCAAAGGCCCAGCCCTCGTCGATCCACTCGCCGAGCGCTTCGTCCTGCGTGACGGCGGACGAGGCGACCACGACCCGGCCGCGCATCGGGCGGCCCGTCATGTCGAACAGACGGGCTCCGGCCGGGCCGGCGCGACGGCCATGTTCCCGCGGAGCAGGAAGGGCGATACCGCCGAACGTAACCTTCTCGGCCACGGCGGGATCGGCGGCCAGGCGCTGCCGGATCCGTTCGGCGAGTCCTTCGCCGTACGCCGTGAGGGGCCTCGATCCGGGCGCGCGGACGAGGAAGGGTGCCGTCATCGCCCGCTCCTGCGGTAGCGCGTGTGGACGAGGGGGCCCGCCTGCTCGGCCGACTCGCACTCCAGGTGCACGGGCGGGCCGCCCGCGGGGAAGAGTCGGTCGCCGGTGCCGAGGAGCGTGGGGAAGGTGATCAGACGGTACTCGTCGACCAGGTCCTCGGCCATCAGCATGTGGACGACGCTCAGGCTGCCGATGACGATCACGTCGCGCCGCTCCCGCTTGACCGCGTCCACCACGTCGCCGTCGAGGATCCGGGAGTTCGCCCAGGCCGAGACGTCGGTGAGGGTGCGGGTGGCGACGAGCTTCGCGGCGGCGTTCATGCGTGCGGCGAACGGGTCGTCGCGTCCCGGCCACAGCTGGGAGAACTGCTCCCAGGTGGTGCGGCCCAGCAGCATGACCCCGTCGTCCAGGACGGCCCCGAGCCGGAACTTGTCCCCGGCGACCGCCTCGGGGCCGTGCCGGAACATCCAGCCGCCGCCCGGTGTGCCCCCGCGGCCGTCCGGGTCGGTCACGATGCCGTCCAGCGTGGTGAATGCGATGACGATGACGCTCATGGCGATGTCCTCTCGATCGGTGGTCACCGGTATGTACCGGCGCCACCGGCCGGACTCATCGCCCGCGAGCGGATCCGTTCGAAGAAATCTCGCCGGGCAGGTCGAACGCCTCGAAGACCCGCGGGTCGGCGAACACCACGTTGTGTGCGACCTGCCCGCCGCTGACGGTGAAGACCTGGAGGGTGTGCAGGTGATGGGCGCCGTCCGGAGCCGGCGCGTACGCGGCGAGCGCCGGCTGACCGCCCGCCGTGAGCTGTCGCGTGACCCAGCCCGTCCCGCGCAGCGCGAACACCCGCTCCATGAACAGGCCGTAGTCGCGCCGGCCGCGGTACCACAACGGCACCGGCGGCATCTCCAGCACGGCCGCGTCGGTCAGCAGCCGTACGAGTGCGGGTACGTCGGCCGCCTCGAAGGCCCGCGCGTACCGCTGGACGGCCTCCCGCGCCTCGGCGTCGTCCGGTTCGGAGACCGAGCCCGGACCACCCACGTCGGCAACCGCCGCCCGGGCCCGCTGCAGCGAGCTGTTGACGGCCGCGACCGTCGTCCCGAGCTGCTCGGCGACCTCCGCGGCACTGAACTCCAGCACCTCCCGCAACACCAGCACCGCCCGCTGCCGGGCCGGCAGCACCTGCATCGCGGCCACCAGCGCCAGCCGCAGGTCGGCCCGCGCCTCGACGTCGTAGCGGGCGTCGGGGAACGGCTGGAGCCACGGAATGTCGAAGGCCGGCGTGAGCGGCGCCCCCGGGTCCTCGCTCGGCGCCCCGAGCCCCGACGGCAACGGCCGCCGCGCCCGCCCCTCCAGCGCGGTCAGGCACACATTCGTCGCGATCCGGTACAGCCAGGTCCGCACCGACGCGCGCGAGGCGTCGTACCGCTCACGGGCCTTCCACGCCCGCAGCATCGTCTCCTGCACCAGGTCCTCGGCCTCGTGGAACGAGCCCACCATCCGATAGCAGTACGCCACCAGTTCGCCCCGGTACCGCTCAAGGTCCATAGGCCCATCATGGCGCACCCCTGGCGGGCTCCCGCCCGCTGTGCCTGACTGGAAGCATGAGCCCACTTCCCACAGAGCGGTCCCTGAGCACCACCCCCGAAGGCCTCACGTGGGAGCCCAGCGAGCGCTGGGTGCGCGGCCGCAAGGGCGATGTCACCGTCGTCGACAGCCGGCACCCCGTCCTCGTCTGGGAGCCCGACCTGCCCGTACCGCAGTACGCCTTCCCGCGCGCGGACGTCCGCGCGGACCTTCTGCGCCCCGCCAAGAACCCGCACATCGGCACACACACCGGATCGCAGGTCTTCTACGATCTCGAAGTCGAGGGCGAGATGCTGGCGAACGCCGCCTGGACCTTCGCGGCCGACGACCTGGCCGACCACATCGCCTTCGAGTGGTTCCGGCGCAGCGGCAGGGGACTCGACCACTGGTACGAGGAGGAGGAAGAGATCTTCATCCACCCCCGCGACCCCCACAAACGCGTCGACGCCATGGCCAGCAGCCGCCACGTCCAGGTCGAGATCGACGGCATGCTCGTCGCGGACACCCGCCACCCGGTGCTGCTCTTCGAGACCGGCCTGCCCACCCGGTACTACATCCCGCCCGAGGACGTCCGCCTCGACCTGCTCGAACCCACCGACCACCGCACCGGCTGCCCCTACAAGGGCACAGCCCAGTACTGGTCGTGGCATGCCGGGACCGACGTGCCGCCCAACCTCGTCTGGAGCTACCCGGAGCCGCTGCCCGCGGTGGGCCCCGTCCAGGGGCTGCTCGCCTTCTTCAACGAGACGGTCGACATCACAGTGGACGGGGAACGGCTGGAGCGCCCCGTCACACCGTTCAGTGCGATGCTCAGACCGCGCAGCCCACGTGGGCAAGCGCCTGCTTGAGCAGCACTCCGTGGCCGCCCGGCATCTCGCTCTCCACCGCGGGCGACACGGCCTCCTGCGGGCTGAACCAGACCAGGTCCAGAGCGTCCTGCCGGGGCCGGCAGTCGCCGGTGACCGGGACGACGTAGGCCAGGGACACCGCGTGCTGGCGCGGGTCGTGGTACGGCGTGACGCCGTGCGTCGGGAAGTACTCCGCGACGGTGAAGGGCTGCAGGGACGCCGGGATCCGGGGCAGCGCCACCGGGCCGAGGTCCTTCTCCAGGTGCCGCAGCAGGGCGTCACGGACCCGCTCGTGGTGCAGCACCCGCCCGGAGACCAGCGTCCGGCTGACCGTCCCGTCCGGGCCAATGCGCAACAGCAGGCCGACGCTGGTGACTTCGCCGCTGTCGTCGACGCGCACGGGCACGGCCTCGACGTACAGGATCGGCATACGGGCGCGTGCGAGTTCGAGGTCGTCGGCGCTCAGCCAGCCCGGCGTGGTTTCGGTCATGTCAGACATTGCTTGATCATACTTTCAGGTGGTGCCGGACAGGCGGTAGACCCGGCGGGCATTGTGTGCTCCTGCCCACTCGGCGATGCGCAGTGCGTCGGGCAGGCTCAGTTCGTCGGCGTCCACCCGGTCCTGCAGCAGACCGGCCAGACCCTGGCGGAAGGCGAGCGCGCCCAGACAGTAGAACTCGGCAACACCGTACGCGTCCGAGCTGTACAGCAGCTTGCGGAACGGCGTGATCTCAAGGGCCTCCTCCAGGACGGCACGGGCCCGCACCGGCCCGACGTAGTGAAGGGTGAGGCCCACATCCAGGTACACGTGCTCGAAGACCGCGGCCAGGTAGGCGGCCTGGCGCTGGTAGGGCCAGCAGTGCAGCAGGAGCACCGGGATCGTGCCGCTGGTCAGATGCAGCCAGTCGGTGAGGTGGGTCGGGTCGACCCGGTGCAGACGGATGTCGTTGTCGCCGAAGCCGGTGTGGAGCTGGAGAGGGAGGCCGAGGTCGACCGCGGTCCACAGCAGATGCCGTACGAGCACCGGATCGTCGAGCCGGCCACCGCGCGCCGACCAGCGCCGGGCGGCCGCGGTGACCTCCGCGTCCGAGGGGCGCACGGGGTCCAGGTCGAAGCCGGTGCGGTAGGCGGCCACGGACTTGACCGCCACCACACCCGGCCGCCCCACGGCCTCCCGCGCGGCCGTGCGAAACGCGTCGGCGTACTCGTCGGGCTCGACCCCCTTCGCCGCCACCGCCTCGGCGACGCCCTCCAGCCGTACGACCTCGTACGCCGTGCCGCCGGCGATCCCGGCCAGCTGCGCCGGAGTGGTGAGGCCCTCCGGCGCGTACCCGGTGTCCACGCAGAACGTGCCCGTCCCCGAGGCGGCGAGGAAGCGGCGCTGTACCTCGTGCCGGCCCAACTCGGCCCGCCGGGCCAGGTACACGTCGGCCGACGCGTGCCGCGGCAGGTCGAGCAGCGGGGCGCAGTGGCGGCGGACGGCCACGCCGACGGGGCTGTCGAAGGGCGAGATCCCGGGCCATGCGGCACCCTCGGTGATCAGCTCCTCGAAGCCCTCCCGGGTCAGGTCCGCCGTGACCACACCATGGCAGTGGTGGTCCACCAACGGCAGCGCGGCGAGCGCCTCCCGGACAGCCCCGCCGACCGCGCCCACGTCAGTACTTCCAGCGGTACGCCGCCGCGACCCGCTCGTCGTCCAGCCCGTGGACCGCCGCGATCTCCCCGTGCCGTACGGCGATCACCGCGTCCGCGAGGACCGGCCCGAGCGCGGCCCGCAGCCGTTCGTCCTTGCGGAACTCCTCGACGGACTCGATCAGCGAGGTCGGCAGGCGCCGTACGCCTCGGGCGGCCGCCTCCGTGGGGTCGAGACGGGCCGGATCGCCGGTGATCTCCTCGGGCAGGGGAGCGGACGACGTCAGGCCCTCCAGCCCGGCCGAGAGGAGACAGGCGAGGGCCACATACGGGTTGGCGGCCAGGTCGACCGGCTTCACCTCCAGGTTCGCGGCCTGGTCGCGCAGGCCCGCCGTCCCCGTGACGACCCGCAGCGCGGCCTCGCGGGTCTCGCGGCCCCACGCGGTGAACACCCCGGCCCACTGGGAGGGTTTGAGCCGCAGATAGCTCGCCGGGCTGGGCGCGGTCACGGCCGTGAGAGCCGGGAGGTGACCGAGCACTCCGGCCGTGAACGACTCGGCGTCGGCCGTCATGCCGTACCGGCCCTCACCGCGGGCGTGCAGGTTGACGCCCTCACGCCAGGCGGAGAGGTGGACATGGCCGCCGTTGCCGACTCCCTGGGCGAAGACCGCCGGGGCGAAGGAGACCACGAGCCCGTGGCGCCGGGCCACCGCCCGGATCGTCTGCCGTACCAGCACGCTGCGGTCGGCCGCCGCCACCGGGTCGAGGGCGCCCACCGAGATCTCGAACTGCCCGGCCGCGTACTCGGGATGGATCTGCTCGACGTCCACACCCTGCGTGGCCAGCGCGGCCAGCAGGTCGGCGGTGCAGTCGCTCAGTTCGACCTGGCGTGTCGCGCTGTACGCGGGCCCCGAGAGCGCGGGGACGAACTCGCCGCCCTCCGCCGGGCCTTCCCCGACGGCCCACTCGATCTCGATGGCGGCCTTGAAGGTGAGGCCGTGCCGTTCGGCGGCATCGGAGACGATGCGGCGCAAGGCGGTGCGGCTGCACCCGGGATGCGGCTCGCCCTCCTGCGTGATCCGGTCGACCGGCGCCCACGCCCAGCCGGGCTGCCCGGCCAGGGCGACGAGTTGGTCGAGGTCGGGGTAGAGGCGCAGGTCGCCGTCCGGGGAACCCAGGACGTCGGTGGAGACGATGGAGTCGTTCGCCAGGAACGTGTCGAACACCGGTGACATGCCGACGCCCCAGGCAGCGGCCGAGGCGAGCCTGGCCGTCGGGACCGACTTCACCCGGGCCACACCCGCGGTGTCGACATAGGACAAGACGACGCCGTGCACCCCTTGCCCGGACAGCTCTTCCGCGAGCGCCCCGGCCCGCTCGACGTCACCGGGGCGTCCGCCGGGGACGGGGTCGGCAAGGGTGGTCATACATCCTCCACTGGCACGTCGGCGACGGTCGGCACGTGTGTCAGGGTTTCACGGCCACCGCGCCGAACTGCGGTACCACGGCGGGCGATTCGGAATCGGCGCGCCACCGCGAGCACGACACAAGGCCCGGCTCCAGGAGGTCCAGCCCCTCGAAGAACGCCGCGATGTCCTCGCCGCTGCGGGCGGTGATCGGCGGGGTGGCGTTCTCGTTCCAGAACTTCATGGCCGGGATCTGGCCCGCACCGCCGAGGTCGGCGTCGAAGGTGGGGTGGGTGAGCACCAGGAAGCTGCCCGAGGGCACCTCGGCCATGACGTTCGCCACGATCTCCCGCGCCTTCTCCGTGTCCAGCACGAAGTTGAGGATGCCCAGCATCATCACCGCGACCGGCTTGGTGAAGTCCAGGATTCCGGCGGCGCGTTCGAGGATCGCGGCCGGGTCGTGCACATCCGCGTCGACGTAGTCGGTGACGCCCTCGGGGGTGCCGGTCAGCAGGGTGCGGGCGTGGGCCAGGACGATGGGGTCGTTGTCGACGTACACGATCCGCGCGTCGGGTGCGATCCGCTGGGCGATCTGGTGGGTGTTGTCCGCCGTGGGCAGGCCCGTGCCGATGTCCAGGAACTGCCGCACGCCGCGCTCCTCGGCCAGGAACCGCACCGCCCGGCCCAGGAACCAGCGGTCCGCGCGGGCGATGTCCCGGATGATCGGGAACATCCCGGCGACCTGCTCGCCGACCTGCTGGTCGACCTGGTAGTTGTCCTTGCCGCCGATCCAGTAGTTCCACACGCGCGCGTTGTGCGCCACCCCGGTGTTCAGCCTCGCCGACCCGCCCGGGGTGTGGCTCTCACTCACGACTCAGCTCCTTCGCACGCACCTGTGACCGTCGTCGCCATTGTGCCGCCCGGTGATCACGCTGTCCCGGGAATCGGCTGATCAGGTGTGCGGAATCGGCTGTGCCGATCGCGTCGGCCGCGTCAGCGGGTTCGGCCTGGGCCCGCGGCCGGTGTCTTCCCGGAGAGGACGTCCTTCAGCCGCGGGGTGCCCTTCTGGACGGCCTGCTCGGTGGACTGGTGCTCGTCCCCGTCGAGCCCGCCGGCGGTGACGGTGATGGCGTCGTCGCCGACGCGTACGACGGCGACGTCCAGGGAGAGGGTGGCGGGCGAGCCGTTCGAGGTGCCCTGCACCGTCACGTGCAGATCCTGCCGGGCGTCGCCCACGTCGGGCAGCGAGCCCTGGGTCACCTGGACGGTCCGCTTGCCGCCCTTGGAGTCGATCGCGGTGAACTGGTCGCACTTGACCGGCAGCGTCTTCAGCCAGGCCCAGGAGGCGTCGAGGCGGGCGTGGTCGTAGGCGGCGACCTGGTAGAGGAGGCGGGAGTCGTCCTGCTCGAACCCGGTCAGCGCGGACGCGCCGGACGGTTTGCCCAGCAGGTCGTCGTCGTAGAGGGCGTCGAGGAGTTTCTGGCAGTCGGCGCCGTTCGCCTTCGCGGTGAGCAGGGCGGCGACGTCGACCTTGCCGATGAGGAGGGTGTCGCCCCACTTGGCGGCGTCCTTGACCTGGTTCCAGTCGTCCTCGATGTCGCCCTCGGTGATCAGCGCGGCCTGTGCGCCGGCCTCGGTGAGGCGGGCCGAGGCCGAGGGAGAGGGCGTCTTCGCGGCAAGGGGCGAGGCGGGCCTGGACTCCTCGGCAAGGGGCGACGCGGCGGCGTCGGAGGCCTTGGCACCGGAGCTGTCACCGTCGTCCGAACAGGCCGCGGTGGTCAGCAGCGCGGCCGCGGCCAGCGCTGAAGCCAGCACGCGTACGAGGAGGGACGGACGTCGGGTCATGGCGGATGCCTCCAGAGAAGCCGCGTCAGACAGGGGCTCTCCTCAGCGCACCATCGGCGGCTCCGGCCCACCAGCGCACCGGGCCGTTCGGGGGAGTGCCCGGCCAGGTCGGGGCGGACGTGGGCTGGTCAGGGCGACTCAGGGGGTGGCCCGGCAGCCCGCACCTGTACCCGTCGTCCGCCGCACTCGGGGCAGACCGCCTCCGTGAGCGGCGACCGGACGGCGCGGCCCGCCTCGTCCACGTACTCCTGGGTGGTCAGGCCCAAGGTGTCCAGGGGGTCGGTGAAGAACATGACCCGGAAGCCGGCCTCCCAGGCGTGACCGCAGTTCCCGCAGGCGAACGCGAAGGTCTCCGCCACCTCGCGGGGTTCCGCCGCCATGGGACCGCCCTCCTGCCGTGGCCCGCCGGTTCCTGTCCTCAGCCCACAACGCCGCAGCTCGGACGGCAACTCGAACGCCCCGCCCGGCATGCCCGCACACCCGCCCCCGACCACACTGACCCCATGCCGACGTATCCCAAGGAGTGACCATGCTGCCCGGATTCCTCGCCAGGGCGGTCGAGTTGCTGCTCGGCCGGGAGGGCCGCTCGCTGCATGTGAAGGCGGCGGGCGCCGCGACGGCCGTCCTCGGCGTGGTGATGCTCATCGGCTCGTGGGCCGTCGTCGTCGCCGAGCACGCCGCACTGCGCGCCAATCTGCGGACGTACCCGCAGGCGCTGTGGTGGTCGATCGAGACGGCGACCACCGTGGGGTACGGCGACTTCTTCCCGGTGACCTTCGGCGGCCGGGTCATCGGCACGGTCATGATGATCGTCGGGATCACGACATACGGCATGGTCACCGCCGCACTGGCGACCTGGTTCGTCGGGCGGGAACAGAAACGCCGTCACCATCTCGCCCATCGCGCCGAGGAGTTGACCGAGGAGACCGTCCACGCCCTGCACGAACGCTTCGACCGCATCGAGCGGATGATGGCCGGGAAGGACGAATGACGGCCGGGAAGGACGAGCGCGAACGAGGGCTTGGGCACGCCTTGCTACCGGCGAGTACCCCGCCCTGTCACCTCCCTGACACCTGAGGTACGGTCCCTCCCGAGTCCGCAAGCACCCACAGGTCGCGGACCGTTACGGACGGTGTGGACGGGGGCGGCGGAAGCATGGGATTCCACCTGGTCGACGAGGGCGGCGAAGGGCGCGCGGAGCCCGACGGCACGCCGCTGGAGGCCCTCGCCCCCGAGCCCCTGCTGACCCGGGACTACGAGACGCGCCCAGGGCTCGTCTACGAGCGGCTGCGCGAACGCCACGGCCCGGTCGCGCCGGTCGATCTGCTGGGCGTGCCCGCGTGGCTGGTGCTCGGCTACCGCGAGTCGCTCCAGGTCCTCCAGGACGACGCCGGCTGGCCCAAGGGACTGGAGAACTGGCGGGCTCGCACGGAGGGCCGGGTGCCCGCCGACTGGCCGCTCGGCCCCTCCCTGGAGGTCAACCACGTGCTGATCCAGGGCGGCCCCGGCCATCGCACCCTGCGCGGCGCCTGGGACGTGGCCCTGCGCCCCTTCCAGGATCCGCGCAACCCGCAGGCCAAGCGGCTCAAGTCGGCCGTCACCGGCTGTGCCGACGAGCTGATCACCCTCCTCGCGCAGGGCGGCCGTACGGGCCTGGCGGACCTGTCGGCGCAGTTCTCCCGTCCCCTGCCGCTGATGGCGGCGAGCCATCTGCTCGGCTTCCCCGGCTCGCAGGGCGACGAGGCCCTGATGGACATGTGGCGGGTACTGGACGCCGGCCCGGACGCGGAACCCGCACTGGCACGCCTGCTGGTGACGCTCTCCGAACTGGCCGCCGCCAAGATCGAGAAGCCGGGCGACGACTTCCCCTCCCACCTGCTCGCCGCCCACCCGGACCTCTCGGTCGACGCGCTGGCCCGGGAACTGTTCATGCTGCTGGGCATGACCTCCGACCACGTCGGCATCCTCATCTCCAACACCGTCGTCGAGGTGATCTCCGGGGACGCCGACGGCGGAGTGCGTACCTCCCAGTCCGCCGGCATGGTCCGGGAGACCATGAACCGCGTGGTCATGCGCAAGCCGCCGCTGGTCAACTTCGTGCCGAGGTTCGCGGCCGAGGACAGCCGGCTCGGGAACTACACCATCCGCGCCGGTGACCCCGTGTGGGTCTCGCCCGCCGGCGCGCACGCCGACCCGCTCTTCGCCGGCCGGATGGCACCGGGCTCCAGCATCAGCAGCCGGGCCCATCTGTCATGGGGTGCGGGACCCCGCCAGTGCCCGGCCCGCGAGCTGGCGTCCACCATCGCGGCGGCGGGCGTGAGCCGCGTCTTCGAACGGTTCGGGCACCTGGAGCTCGCCCTGCCCGTCGACCAACTGCCGTGGCGCTCCTCGCCGTTCATGCGGGGACTGCGCTCGCTGCCCGTGCGCTACGAGCTCTCCGGACCGGCGCTGCCGGTACCGACGGCGCCCGCCCCCGGCCTGCCCGACGCACCCGCCGCACCGGACCAGGCCGCCAGGCGGCGATCCTCGCTGTGGCGGTACCTCGCGGGACTGATCCGGTCCTGAAACTGACTGACTTCGGGCTCACCTGAGACTCTGGCGCCACGGACGGCCCCGGCTGTTCAATGGTGTTGAACATGTCCGTCGCGGAGAGGAGCCGCCGTGTCTCCTGCCGCCGTGCCGCCCGTCGGCGCGCGCATCCGGCAGGCCCGCCTCGCGAAAGGCGTGAGCCTGCGCGCCCTCGCGCGGGAGGTCGGCGTCTCCGCGAGCCTGGTCTCCCAGATCGAGACCGGTAAGAGCCAGCCGTCCGTGAGCACGCTGTACGGCATCACCACCGCGCTGTCGATATCCGTGGAGTCGCTGTTCGACGCCTACGAGGACGAGATCGCCGCGCCCCCGGTCGTGACCGCGTCCGCCGGATCCGGCGCTCCCGCTGTTCCGGCCACCGTCCTGCACGCCCTCGCCGCCTTCGCCGCCGACCCGGGGCGGCGCATCGGACCGCTGGTCACGCCGGGGGAGCGGGAGGTGCTGGAGCTGGACTCGGGGGTCGTGTGGGAGCGGCTGGGGCATGTTCCGGGCGCGGACGTCGACTTCCTGCAGGTGACATACCGGCCCGGTGGCTCCTCCTCAAGCTCCGGCGGCCTGATGCGCCACGCGGGCACCGAGTACGGCTGTCTCACCTCCGGCGCGCTCGTCCTCACCCTCGGCTTCGACGAGTACACGCTGGGTCCCGGCGACGCCGTCTGCTTCGAGTCGACCACCCCGCACCGCTACCGCAACGACGGCGCCGAGCCGGCCGTAGGAGTGTGGTTCGTGTTCGGCCAAGGGGCCGGCCAAGACGTTCAGTAGCACTTGACACTCGCGCGGCACGGTCGTCTACTCCGAAGTGGGGGTGGTCGCCATGGCGATCCGTACGTTCGGACCCAATGCAGTCGACTGGGAAGAGCGCATCGACCTGGACCGGCTCCGCAAGGAGCGGCTGGCCAGGCTCCACGAGACGCTGAACGGCTCGTCGCTCGGCGCCGTGCTCAGCTTCGACTTCGCCAACATCCGCTACATGACCGCCACACACATCGGCACCTGGGCGATCGACAAGCTGATCCGCTTCGCCCTGCTGGTGCGCGGCGGCGAACCGGTCGTCTGGGACTTCGGCTCCGCCGCCCGCCACCACCAGATCTACAACCCCTGGCTCGACTACAGCGACGGCAAGGACGGCCCGCCCACCGGCGCCCGGGCCGGCATCTCCACTCTGCGCGGCGCCTTCCACCCGGACGCGGGGATCGCCGAGGACGTGGCCCGCAAGATCGCCACCGAACTGCGCGAACACGGTCTCGCGGGCGAGCCGCTCGGCATCGACGTCGCCGAGATGCCGATCCTGGCCGCCCTGCGCGCCGAGGGCATCGACGTCGTCGACGGCCAGCAGGTCTTCCTGGAGGCCCGCCGCACCAAGACCCGCGACGAGATCTCCCTGCTCACCCAGGCCTGCGCGATGGTGGACGCGGCGTACGAGGAG
It encodes:
- a CDS encoding dihydrofolate reductase family protein; translated protein: MSVIVIAFTTLDGIVTDPDGRGGTPGGGWMFRHGPEAVAGDKFRLGAVLDDGVMLLGRTTWEQFSQLWPGRDDPFAARMNAAAKLVATRTLTDVSAWANSRILDGDVVDAVKRERRDVIVIGSLSVVHMLMAEDLVDEYRLITFPTLLGTGDRLFPAGGPPVHLECESAEQAGPLVHTRYRRSGR
- a CDS encoding RNA polymerase subunit sigma-70, translated to MDLERYRGELVAYCYRMVGSFHEAEDLVQETMLRAWKARERYDASRASVRTWLYRIATNVCLTALEGRARRPLPSGLGAPSEDPGAPLTPAFDIPWLQPFPDARYDVEARADLRLALVAAMQVLPARQRAVLVLREVLEFSAAEVAEQLGTTVAAVNSSLQRARAAVADVGGPGSVSEPDDAEAREAVQRYARAFEAADVPALVRLLTDAAVLEMPPVPLWYRGRRDYGLFMERVFALRGTGWVTRQLTAGGQPALAAYAPAPDGAHHLHTLQVFTVSGGQVAHNVVFADPRVFEAFDLPGEISSNGSARGR
- a CDS encoding DUF427 domain-containing protein — encoded protein: MSPLPTERSLSTTPEGLTWEPSERWVRGRKGDVTVVDSRHPVLVWEPDLPVPQYAFPRADVRADLLRPAKNPHIGTHTGSQVFYDLEVEGEMLANAAWTFAADDLADHIAFEWFRRSGRGLDHWYEEEEEIFIHPRDPHKRVDAMASSRHVQVEIDGMLVADTRHPVLLFETGLPTRYYIPPEDVRLDLLEPTDHRTGCPYKGTAQYWSWHAGTDVPPNLVWSYPEPLPAVGPVQGLLAFFNETVDITVDGERLERPVTPFSAMLRPRSPRGQAPA
- a CDS encoding NUDIX hydrolase family protein gives rise to the protein MTETTPGWLSADDLELARARMPILYVEAVPVRVDDSGEVTSVGLLLRIGPDGTVSRTLVSGRVLHHERVRDALLRHLEKDLGPVALPRIPASLQPFTVAEYFPTHGVTPYHDPRQHAVSLAYVVPVTGDCRPRQDALDLVWFSPQEAVSPAVESEMPGGHGVLLKQALAHVGCAV
- a CDS encoding amidohydrolase family protein, producing the protein MGAVGGAVREALAALPLVDHHCHGVVTADLTREGFEELITEGAAWPGISPFDSPVGVAVRRHCAPLLDLPRHASADVYLARRAELGRHEVQRRFLAASGTGTFCVDTGYAPEGLTTPAQLAGIAGGTAYEVVRLEGVAEAVAAKGVEPDEYADAFRTAAREAVGRPGVVAVKSVAAYRTGFDLDPVRPSDAEVTAAARRWSARGGRLDDPVLVRHLLWTAVDLGLPLQLHTGFGDNDIRLHRVDPTHLTDWLHLTSGTIPVLLLHCWPYQRQAAYLAAVFEHVYLDVGLTLHYVGPVRARAVLEEALEITPFRKLLYSSDAYGVAEFYCLGALAFRQGLAGLLQDRVDADELSLPDALRIAEWAGAHNARRVYRLSGTT
- a CDS encoding glutamine synthetase family protein gives rise to the protein MTTLADPVPGGRPGDVERAGALAEELSGQGVHGVVLSYVDTAGVARVKSVPTARLASAAAWGVGMSPVFDTFLANDSIVSTDVLGSPDGDLRLYPDLDQLVALAGQPGWAWAPVDRITQEGEPHPGCSRTALRRIVSDAAERHGLTFKAAIEIEWAVGEGPAEGGEFVPALSGPAYSATRQVELSDCTADLLAALATQGVDVEQIHPEYAAGQFEISVGALDPVAAADRSVLVRQTIRAVARRHGLVVSFAPAVFAQGVGNGGHVHLSAWREGVNLHARGEGRYGMTADAESFTAGVLGHLPALTAVTAPSPASYLRLKPSQWAGVFTAWGRETREAALRVVTGTAGLRDQAANLEVKPVDLAANPYVALACLLSAGLEGLTSSAPLPEEITGDPARLDPTEAAARGVRRLPTSLIESVEEFRKDERLRAALGPVLADAVIAVRHGEIAAVHGLDDERVAAAYRWKY
- a CDS encoding SAM-dependent methyltransferase gives rise to the protein MSESHTPGGSARLNTGVAHNARVWNYWIGGKDNYQVDQQVGEQVAGMFPIIRDIARADRWFLGRAVRFLAEERGVRQFLDIGTGLPTADNTHQIAQRIAPDARIVYVDNDPIVLAHARTLLTGTPEGVTDYVDADVHDPAAILERAAGILDFTKPVAVMMLGILNFVLDTEKAREIVANVMAEVPSGSFLVLTHPTFDADLGGAGQIPAMKFWNENATPPITARSGEDIAAFFEGLDLLEPGLVSCSRWRADSESPAVVPQFGAVAVKP
- a CDS encoding potassium channel family protein, coding for MLPGFLARAVELLLGREGRSLHVKAAGAATAVLGVVMLIGSWAVVVAEHAALRANLRTYPQALWWSIETATTVGYGDFFPVTFGGRVIGTVMMIVGITTYGMVTAALATWFVGREQKRRHHLAHRAEELTEETVHALHERFDRIERMMAGKDE
- a CDS encoding cytochrome P450 gives rise to the protein MGFHLVDEGGEGRAEPDGTPLEALAPEPLLTRDYETRPGLVYERLRERHGPVAPVDLLGVPAWLVLGYRESLQVLQDDAGWPKGLENWRARTEGRVPADWPLGPSLEVNHVLIQGGPGHRTLRGAWDVALRPFQDPRNPQAKRLKSAVTGCADELITLLAQGGRTGLADLSAQFSRPLPLMAASHLLGFPGSQGDEALMDMWRVLDAGPDAEPALARLLVTLSELAAAKIEKPGDDFPSHLLAAHPDLSVDALARELFMLLGMTSDHVGILISNTVVEVISGDADGGVRTSQSAGMVRETMNRVVMRKPPLVNFVPRFAAEDSRLGNYTIRAGDPVWVSPAGAHADPLFAGRMAPGSSISSRAHLSWGAGPRQCPARELASTIAAAGVSRVFERFGHLELALPVDQLPWRSSPFMRGLRSLPVRYELSGPALPVPTAPAPGLPDAPAAPDQAARRRSSLWRYLAGLIRS
- a CDS encoding helix-turn-helix domain-containing protein → MSPAAVPPVGARIRQARLAKGVSLRALAREVGVSASLVSQIETGKSQPSVSTLYGITTALSISVESLFDAYEDEIAAPPVVTASAGSGAPAVPATVLHALAAFAADPGRRIGPLVTPGEREVLELDSGVVWERLGHVPGADVDFLQVTYRPGGSSSSSGGLMRHAGTEYGCLTSGALVLTLGFDEYTLGPGDAVCFESTTPHRYRNDGAEPAVGVWFVFGQGAGQDVQ